Below is a window of Vulpes vulpes isolate BD-2025 chromosome 5, VulVul3, whole genome shotgun sequence DNA.
gcagagagagtgagagtgtggagggagggccagaaagagagggagggagagaatccacaagcagacATCCCTGCCCTGTGCAGAGACTGATgcaggcttgatcctaggaccctgagattgtgacttgagccaaaatcacgagttggatgatcaactgactgagcaacccaggtgcctctaaatgtcttcccttttatttttattttattattttattaattaattttaaaaatttatttatttattcatgagagaacagatggagaggcagagacataggcagaaggagaagcaggctccctatggggagcctgatgtgggactccatcccaggacctggggatcacgacttgagccaaaggcagatgctcaaccactgagccacccaggtgccctgaatgtcttcctttttaaatatcatgTTCACACTTACACTTTTTGCGACTAATAAGTAGTATTGATATTCCACAATTTATTAAACTATTCCCTAATATTGGACAtttagtggtttttattttttagtatttcagaTAAATACGTAGCTAATTTAGATTGATTCCTTTAATCATCTGAAACACTTACTTATTGCCCCTATACTTAGTTTACAGGGACATTTTTGAATGATTTAGAAGGTAATTATGATATAGTATACACTTCTCATTTCATAGGATAAATTTCATGTTGTGTTCTTGccacaataaattttttttagaaccacaataaatctttttaaagaacagcaaggatatttttaaaacatcaggaAAAGTTCTATAGAAATCATTTATGGTATTTGCCAACAATGGTATCTAATTAACTCAATTATAGTAAGTACATATCAGTGATCTTTATAGACTTATTTGCCTTTCATGAGGACTCCTTAATAAAGTTCCAGGTTTTGGAATTCAGTAGAAtcagcctcaacaaattcaataCCACATAATCAAGCATGCTCCACAGTAATTGCAATGACACTGGTCCAAGCTTAGTATCATGAAATCTTCTGTGAGGTCCCTGGGTCCAGTGCAGGGGGAATAGTTTATaacattgttaatattttctgaatgattaCTGCATGCCAGCCAATTGCAggaattttaagtatatataaatatacaaatatattaaaactatgGCATCAAGAGAGATTACTTTAAGAAGTGAGtgaagtcagaaagaaaaagaccaaggACTGAGGCCTGGGGTGCCTCACATAATCAAGCATGCTCCACAGTAATTGCAATGACACTGGTCCAAGCTTAGTATCATGAAATCTTCTGTGAGGTCCCTGGGTCCAGTGCAGGGGGAATAGCTTATAACATTgctaatattttctgaatgattaCTGTATGCCAGCCAATTGCAggaattttaagtatatataaatatacaaatatattaaaactatgGCATCAAGAGAGATTACTTTAAGAAATGAGtgaagtcagaaagaaaaagaccaaggACTGAGGCCTGGGGTGCACCAACATTTGGGTGTCAGGACAATAAAGAATCCAGCCAAGGAGTGTGAGGAGGATGAAAATAAGGACAGGGAAGCTTAATGAAGTACCATCCAGGTATTGATCATTGTGAATTTGTGATGGTACcagccttctttttttctgatctagATATCCAAAGCATATTTCAAATGCAACATACCCAAAATTCTTGAACAATTCTTGATTTTCtgcactaaattttattttctcataggaTTCTCAATTTTAGTAAATAGCATCTCATTATTCCACTTCTACAGGTCACAAAATTTTGGAGTCATCTTTGACTCCCCTCTTCTACTCACATCCCATGTCCAGTCTGTTTAAAATCCTACTGGCTTTGCCTTCAAAGATATCCAAAATATGATTACTTGTGCCTAGATTGTTACAATAGATGCCTAACAAGACTCTGATCCCCTCTTTCCTCTTTAATAGCATATTTTCTACTCTGCGGGCAGAGTGAATCACTTAAAATGTAAGCCTAATAATGCTTCTACTCTGCTCAAATCTCTTTGGTGCCTTGCACCTTACTTTGGGTAAAATCAAAGTTCTTACCATGATCTATAAATTGCTCCATGATTTTGACTTTCTGTAATCTCTTATCTTGTCTTCTGCCATATTTTATCTTATCTCCTACCATACCAGTCTCTGTTGCTCTCTGCTTCACCCTGTGTCTCAAGTAACACTGCCTCCTTGCTGTTTGGTTCACTGGGCACTGGACACTAAGCTGTTCTGGGAAGAGCAATAGAGCATATTGATTAAGTGTATGGACTCTGATGCCATATTGCCTGGGTTTGATCCCTGGTTATGTCTTCTaccattgttttttgttgttgtttttgttttgttttgttttgtttgtgttccCACCCCCACCTGTCTGTTTAAATGTTGAAGCCTAATCCCCACTGTTgtagtatttggagatggagtctTTGATAGATAACTAGCTCATGAGGGTGGAGCCATAATTAATGGATTAGTGTccatataagaagagaaagagactggaattctttctttccccacaATATGAAGTGACAATAAGAAGACAgctgtctgcaaaccaggaatAGTATCTTCACCAGGCACTGGATCTGctgcacattgattttggacttcctagcctccagaatgTAAGGATTAAATTTCTACTGTTTCAGCACCCCAATTTGTAGTAtgctgttatagcagcccaaattgactaaaacatatgtattttgttgatcatttcaatagatttATGTAGAAAGAGAAAGGTTTCCTTTAAAATCACTACATCCAGCCAACTGCGGAAACAACCTaggtgttcatcaacagatgactTGATGAAGAAGTaatgtatatacacaatagaataccactcagccatcaaaaaggatgaaatattaccatttcctttgatgtggatggaactggagggtattatgctgaatgaaataagttaattgagaaagacaattatcatatggtttcactcacacgtggaacttaagaaacaaaacagaggatcataggggaagggagggaaaaataaaatcagacaaaatcagagaggaagacaaactgtaagagactcaactataggaaacaaacaggattaCTGGAGGGGAAATGAGtatggggatggggtaactgggtgatgggcattaaggagggcacttgatgtaatgagcactgggtgttatatgcaactgatgaataacagaagtctacatctgaaactaatgatgtactgtatgttggctaattgaatttaaataaaaaattaaaaagtcattacattcattactactttaaaaattgcaattaaaatacaattctttCACCTCAAAGTATCTCAAATGGCTTAAATTTTTGGTAAATCCCCCAAATAAGGAATTATCTCAGGTAAATTTACCTTTCATTGTTATCGCTAACACCCTCAAGCCTGAAAATGGTGTAGAACTAAACTCTATTTGATGAACTCAGAAGAACATTCTGAGGGAATATAGAGAAGATGGTTGGGGAACCTCTCATAACATCACCTGTGAAAATATTCTCTCCaattctcttcctttgttttacCTCTGTGTACCCCCCCCcaaatgatagtaataataattgaTATCATGTATATAGGGCTTATCATAAAACctgtattaattcatttgatcCTTTAGTGATAGATTTATTGTAATTTCCATttgattgaaaataaaatcaaagcattGCAAGTTTAAGTGATTTTTACCTTGTCACACAGGTAGAAAGATACAAACCCAGGTAGTGTGGTTTTAAGGTTTGTGCTGTGCCACAAATCTTTTTTCATTGCCTATCTGTAAACTTGCATGAAAACCACTACTTTAATTATATAACTAGAGATTATTGACTATAGAATATCACTGATAAATGAACTTACTAAGAAGTCAATTGCTACTTAAAATGCTAGATGAcatagagaatattaaaaaaaaacataaaaaaatcatcTCCTTAAAAACCCCAAACACTGACAAGGTAACAAAGTATTACCACATATAAGTGATGGGAAATCAAGAATTCAGTAAGGTAGCATGGAAGCTACTTTTACTCTTCCAGGAAAATAAGAGTTGGTTGGAGGACATGCATCAGAGGGCAGAGGGTCTGAACAATATTGTTACATACATTAATTGTTAAGCCAATACTTTATTATGGgattattaacatattttattttctacataaaatactatatagtaatctttttctggttattttctgCTTGCCTCTAATTCTCAACGTCCTTTTCTGCACTGTCTTGCTCCAATAGGCTAATTTCTGAGAACTGAACATTTGGTCAACACTGCCCCCTTGCTTCCAGTTGGGTTTGGCCAATGGGAGACAGGATAAAGGTTTAGGATGGTAGGAGCAGGGAGATGTTGGGGTATTTACCTTCCTACTTTCTACTTGCATGTCTGTAGTTCTGTCAATTGTTACTTTTCCTGCCTAAAGCCACAGTTCCTCCCAAATGTTTTCTCTCAATAAATCTAGCTCTTACTGATCTCTGATAATACTGTATGCTCTTATGTGCCTGAGGTCTAAGAGTAATCATGACTTCCTGCTATGGCTAGTATGTAAGTGTGTTGCCATCCATGTTGGTTCCTTTACTCATACTTCTCTATataatccttttattattttatttcagtcaGAATTTATTGACTGAGCTATCTCTTTCCAGATGATACCTGAGATGCAGTGTTATACTTGTCACTTCCTATTGTTATGCTCATTTGTTAATTTCCTTTCTAGAACAGAATTACTGAGTAAAATAGTAGAAGCATTTTAAAGGTCTCTGGCACACATAGCTAGATGGTATCCAGATAGtttataccattttttaaagattacttttaaCATTGTCTGGGAGAAATCCCAGTGGCATGGAGATTTGCACCAGTTGGAACCAAACTCTTTCCTGAAGGTTGTACCCTCCCTTAGTTGTTCTGGGAGAGGCAATTCCTGGTAAGAACTCTCCCCAAGGTCCCCTTCATTTCACTGTTCCTCAGGGTATAGATAAGTGGGTTGAGCAGTGGGGTTCCCAATGTGTATACCAGTGAGATGAACTGATCTTGCTTGGGATAGTAGCTGGAGTTGGGGCGTAGGTACATGAAGGCGCAACAGCCATACTGCAGCAGGACCACAGAGAGGTGGGAagagcaggtggagaaggccCGGTGACGCCCAGCTGTTGAGTGAATCTTGAGCACAGCGGCCACAATGAAGGTGTAGGAAGTGGCAATGAGGAAGAAAGGCATGGCAATGGCCAGTGTGGCTGCTACCAGCACTGACTGCTCATGGACGTGGCTGTTGGCACAAACAAGACGCATCACTGGTGGGACATCACAAAAGAAATGCTCGATACTCCGAGCCCGGCAGAATGGCAGAGAGAAGATGAAAGCCACTAGTTGTGTGGACAGGAACAAGCCAATGACCACAGAGGCCATGACCAAGCGGACACAGAGAGTTAAAGTCATGGTGAGAGGGTACTGCAAAGGGTGGCAAATAGCAACATACCGGTCATAGGCCATGGCAGCCAAGAGGAAGCAATCCGCACTGCCGAGCCCGATGAAGAAGATCATCTGAGTGGCACAGCCCAGGAGGGTGATGGTCTTCTCTGGCCGTAGGATGTTGGCCAAGATGTGGGGCACCACCACAGCAGTGTAGCATATTTCTATTCCCGAGAGGCTTCCCAAGAAATAGTACATGGGTGTGTGTAGGCGGGCTTCTGTCTGGATGGCCACTACAATTAGGACATTCCCACTGATGATCAAGGTATAAACTAGGCTGACTCCAACGAAGGACAAGACACGGAGCTCTGGGTGGGAGGGATAGGCCAGGAACTCAAATTCCATCAACAGTGAGCGATTTCCCCAGGTCATTGAGTTAATAGAGTGTTTTCTGCCAAGAGTtataaagacaggaagaaaaatcagACCAATAATATATTAGTTC
It encodes the following:
- the OR10W1 gene encoding olfactory receptor 10W1, with protein sequence MTWGNRSLLMEFEFLAYPSHPELRVLSFVGVSLVYTLIISGNVLIVVAIQTEARLHTPMYYFLGSLSGIEICYTAVVVPHILANILRPEKTITLLGCATQMIFFIGLGSADCFLLAAMAYDRYVAICHPLQYPLTMTLTLCVRLVMASVVIGLFLSTQLVAFIFSLPFCRARSIEHFFCDVPPVMRLVCANSHVHEQSVLVAATLAIAMPFFLIATSYTFIVAAVLKIHSTAGRHRAFSTCSSHLSVVLLQYGCCAFMYLRPNSSYYPKQDQFISLVYTLGTPLLNPLIYTLRNSEMKGTLGRVLTRNCLSQNN